Proteins co-encoded in one Chaetodon auriga isolate fChaAug3 chromosome 9, fChaAug3.hap1, whole genome shotgun sequence genomic window:
- the hdac3 gene encoding histone deacetylase 3 produces the protein MTNRTSYFYDPDVGNFHYGAGHPMKPHRLSLTHSLVLHYGLYKKMMVFKPYKASQHDMCRFHSEDYIDFLQKVSPNNMQGFTKSLNTFNVGDDCPVFPGLFEFCSRYTGASLQGATQLNHKICDIAINWAGGLHHAKKFEASGFCYVNDIVISILELLKYHPRVLYIDIDIHHGDGVQEAFYLTDRVMTVSFHKYGNYFFPGTGDMYEVGAESGRYYCLNVPLRDGIDDQSYRQLFQPVIKQVVDFYQPTCIVLQCGADSLGCDRLGCFNLSIRGHGECVEFVKSFKIPLLVLGGGGYTVRNVARCWTFETSLLLDESISDELPYSEYFEYFAPDFTLHPDVSTRIENQNSRQYLEQIRQTVFENLKMLNHAPSVQIHDVPSDMLSYERNDEPDPDERGGEENYTRPEAANEFYDGDHDNDKESDVEI, from the exons ATGACCAACAGAACATCTTATTTTTATGACCCAGACGTGGGAAACTTTCATTACG GTGCTGGGCATCCCATGAAGCCTCACCGTTTGTCTCTGACTCACAGTCTGGTGTTGCACTATGGACTCTACAAGAAAATGATG GTGTTCAAGCCATACAAAGCGTCTCAGCATGACATGTGTCGGTTCCACTCTGAAGATTACATCGACTTCCTCCAGAAGGTCAGCCCCAATAACATGCAGGGCTTCACAAAGAGCCTCAACACTTTCAATGTCGGAGATGACTG tcCTGTGTTTCCAGGTCTTTTTGAATTTTGCTCAAGATACACAGGAGCCTCTTTACAGGGAGCCACACAGCTCAACCACaag ATCTGTGACATTGCCATCAACTGGGCCGGAGGTTTGCACCATGCCAAAAAATTTGAG gcttcAGGCTTTTGTTACGTCAATGACATCGTCATCAGTATACTGGAGCTGCTCAA gtaCCACCCCAGGGTTCTTTACATCGACATAGACATTCACCATGGTGACGGCGTACAGGAAGCCTTCTACCTGACTGACCGCGTCATGACTGTGTCCTTCCACAAATATGGGAACTACTTCTTTCCAGGAACAG gtgaCATGTATGAGGTGGGAGCAGAGAGTGGCCGCTACTACTGCCTCAATGTTCCTCTCAGAGACGGCATCGATGACCAGA gttATAGGCAGCTGTTTCAGCCGGTTATTAAACAGGTGGTGGATTTTTACCAGCCGACCTGCATCGTTCTACAG TGTGGAGCAGATTCTCTGGGCTGTGACCGACTGGGCTGCTTCAACCTCAGCATACGAGGACACGG tgagtgtgtggagTTTGTGAAGAGTTTTAAGATTCCTCTGCTGgtgctgggaggaggaggatacaCAGTGAGGAACGTGGCTCGCTGCTG GACCTTTGAGACATCTCTGCTCCTGGATGAATCCATCAGCGATGAGCTGCCTTATAGCG agtATTTTGAGTACTTTGCTCCAGACTTCACGCTGCACCCTGATGTCAGCACCAGGATAGAGAACCAGAACTCCAGACAG TATCTGGAGCAGATCCGTCAGACAGTGTTTGAGAACTTGAAGATGTTGAACCACGCGCCCAGCGTCCAGATCCACGACGTTCCCTCTGACATGCTGAGCTACGAACGCAACGACGAGCCCGACCCCGACGAGAGGGGGGGCGAGGAAAACTACACCAG GCCGGAGGCGGCCAACGAGTTTTACGACGGTGACCACGACAACGACAAAGAGAGCGACGTAGAAATTTGA